The window TACACACAAAAATCGGTGTGGCCAGTGTAGTTCTTTTCCGGTCAGGCAGAGAAAACCTAAGTACCCGACAAAACTTTCGCACTATTGTCATCTGAACGGAGATGATTCCTTGAATTCGGGTTCACAGTTCCTCGGGTACGTGTTACTGGCAAGAATGCGCACATCTGTTAAAGAAAGATAAAGAGCGCAGCGTTGTCTTGTAATTCGTTACGCGAACTGATCCCTGCATCAGCGATGCAATGGTGGATTGAAAGCTTCAGCTACAAAGATGAGTGCGTAGTGTGGATCGAGATTGGTTTCACGGCTGGCACCCCTTTGCGATCCAGGATTGGAAGAGTTCGACCTGAGTGGAAGAAAATGTGTCATAAGGTGTCGGCGGCATCTGCTGAGTGCTGATCTGTGTGTAAATCAGGCTTGCATTCGCCTTGACGTCCGCATAGTTCGTCAGGTCCAGCCGCCAGAGCATGGAAGCACGGAACGGAACAAACATAGGGGCTATGTCCTTCTGGGCTGATGAAAGAGACGGCCATTGACCGGCGGTCGCAGACCTTGCACGAGGCAGGTCCGCTCGCCGCCGAAAGAAAGACCGGATTCGGCGACATACATCGCGCTGTCATCTCCGAAGGCGATGCTGGTCGGGAAGTTTAGTTCCTCTGCGATAACGTTCATTCAGTTACCCTCGCACCAGCACCCAGAAAGAGAAGCCGCAGATGACGCTGCCAGCGGTGAACTGCAGAGCGCTAAGAGGCAACACCCGTCGGATGCCAGCTCCAAGAAGGAGACCGGCGCACGACATAACGCTGCGGTCATACCGATCGTCAACGCGGCCATTAGTCGGAGGCGCCTTGACCGCGCTCAAGCCGATGCCTGCAATGAGGTTATCGATGCTCATAAGCAGAGGCAGGCCCACGATCATTCCGGGCCTTCCAAAGAGGCGTGCCGCATCGCGATTGAACCAGGCGAGCGCAAGGATCACCACGCCGCAAAGCAGCAGGATTACGGGGACGCTTTGGTCCTCGTGGCGAAGCAGGGCTGACCAAAGGAGTGCGCCGAAGCTCATGCCAGCCAGAGGCGCCAGGGTCTCCGCGGTAGTGAAGCTAGGGCGTACCAGCGCCGTTGTTCACGTCCATGGTGTTGTTTAAATTGCTGGTTACTTCAGTTCGAAGCCGGATCATGGAAACCCCACACTATTGCTCGACTGGGTGGTGCGGTGGTTGTAGCGCCGTCACAGTATGATGGGTGGCAAATTGGGCGTCAAGAGAGTTTTCCTCGTTTCACCGCCAGGCTGCGTCGTTTCGGTATCCGGACGTAACGTCCGGGTTTTTGCGATCTCTGGAACCCAGTGTGAGTTGAAGGCCCGCGCTTGCATAGATCCCCGGAGAGGGGAAGCCAACGAACTCCTGGTACTTGCTGTCAAACAGATTCTCGGTGCGCAATATCATGCGCAGGTTATTACGCAACCTGGCGTCTAACGTTGCGGTGCTTACGGTGTACCGCGGAACGGAGTCGTACTGCGGTACGGGCACCTGATAGTCGAAGCGGCGTCCTACCCAGACGGTTGACCATGTCATAAGCAGACGTGAGGAAAGCGGGGTGGTCACGTGCAAGTCTTCGCTCCAGCGCGGCACGTCGCGAAGCTGCTCTGTCGTGTCCTCCAGACCTGCATCGATATAAGAGACCGAGCCACCGAAGGTGGTGCGATGCCACTGGGCGTTCGCTTCCAGCTCCACGCCACGGCCAAAGGCTGCGCTACGGTTGACCAGCCGGAAGACTGAAGGACTGAAGTCTATGAGGCCCTTGTAGCGAGTATTGAATCCGGAGAGCGCCACGTTGATATGTGCGGGCTGAAAGCGATGCTCGATACCGGCATCAAAACCTGTGCTGAATTCCGGCAAGAGAGAAGGATTGCCCACCAATGGACTTCCGAGAGAATAGAACGAGGGCAGCTTGAACCCTTGTCCCCAACTTGCGCGAAGCCTCGTGGCGCCGAAGGTGTAGCTGGCGCCCGCGCGAGGCGAAAGCACCGTGTGGTAGGTATTGCTTGTTTCCACACCCAGGCCAGCCGTGAAGACGAATCCCGATTTCATGACTGTCGCATTGAAGGAGAGGAAGCCCGTCGGACGCGTCAGCATGTAAGAAGCAGGCAAAACGGCATCGATGGTGCCGGTGCTCTTGCCGGACTCATAACGGAACTGTCCAACGCCGTCGAACTGGAGCCATTGACGCGGTTGAAAGCGCTCCACGAACACAGCCCGCTGACGCAAGAAGCGCGTGTCGCCTTGCTGCTGAGGGACATAAGCCGGTCCCGGAGGAATGCTGTCGAAAATAGCCGGTGTATTGTTGTATGCCACTCGAGAAAAAATGTCATAAGCCATAGTGGAGAACCACTGTGCGTTGACCTGTCGCTGGTAATGCACGCCGCCCACCAGTTGATCCGCTTGATCGGTCTCAATCTGACGAGAGAGTGCATACATGGGGCCGCCGCTGCTCACGGGAAAGCTGTTCGAACCCAGACGGTCCCAATAAAGAAAGCTGTCCGCGTGGGCTTTTGAGCCGAGGTCCAGATCGGCGCGTAACATTGAATCACGCCGTTGAAAACCGTCGTCGAGGACCTGTTGACCCATTCGTTCATATCCGCCGCTTAACGAAACGGAAAGTTTTCCTGTACGCAACGAAGTGGACGCCAATGTGGAAGTGGCGCCGAAGTTGCCGCCATCCGACTGCAGCCGAAACATTGGCTGCTCGAGCGGTGGAAGAGTCGTGATACTGATGACTCCTCCCACCGCCTCCGAGCCATAGACCGAAGACAGCGGCCCGCGCAGGATATCCACGCTCTGAACATTGTCGGTACCGAGAGTGGCGAAGTTGAATGCTCCACCGAGCAGATCGCCGATATCGTTCACGGGGGTTCCGTTGAGGAGAACTAGAGTGAAGTTCGGTTTAGCCGAACGCAGGCTGACGGTTGTCAGCGACCCCTTCGACCCTGACTGAGAGAGATGCACCACACTCGTCGTGCGCAGAAGTTCCGCAAGGTCGTGTGATTCACTTTGCTCGACGGTGCTCTGTGTCAGCACCGTGTCGGTTCCCGCCAGGATTTCGGCGGGTACGGGTTCAGCGACAACGGTCACGGTTTGCGTCAAAGATGGCTTTGCGGGCGCTGCTTGCGGTGCAGGCTGCTGCGCCCGCATATCCATGTGCGCAAGAAATAATAAGCAGGAGAACGATGATGGAAGGAAAATACCACTGACTATTCGCGACACAATGGCCAGCATTCGCTGGCTGAATGAACGACGAAGATAACTTGAAATCATGCTTTGTCCATGGTTGACAGCAGAGCCGAGGTTGCCAGTGTGCGCTGTCCCAGCGTTATATCACGAGCGGGAACTTGCCGGAGGCAAGCCATCGTGCCGTCAGATAACGCAGGGGAGAAGGAACTTGCGTTCAGCATTCCTATGAACATCTCTTCGCATTCCCACACTTGTTGGTGAGGACTATGACGCGCATGATCCCTCTGAGGAAACCCGCAATAGTTTAATTCTTAGACCGTCCCATAATAACCCAACCTCCTGAGCCGATAGGGACCACCCATCAGGGAAAGTCTGGTCCACCCCACGACTGCAAGGGTACGGGTACTGAACCAGGACCATTTTGGCATCGCACCTGGAGATCACCCGGGCTCACCAATCTGGAGTTTACATTGAATTAAAACTGGGATGATTCATCAGAAATAAGAAGGTTGAACGCCACTCAATAAGATTGACCCGCAAAGGTCATAGCTCCATCCAGCCTCATTCGGGACCAGGGGATCGGAGGTTCGTTTTGCATCCCGCTTTACTCTGTCGTGATACTGAAAGAGGGCAGGGCAATCAACCGCGCCTCTCGCCTTTATTTGCATCAGAACGGGACAGCCTGCCCGCCGTTGAAGAAACCAAGCTCCTGCCATGCTGCGGCGTGGGTCAAACTCCTACGCGGGCGACAACGAAGTAGCGCCCGGCAATGTTACCAAGTTGGGTCCGGTAATGATCGAGCTGATCATTATGCCTGCCGCCCGCACTGCGGTTGGCGGAATTATCCAATGGCCAAAGGTTGGGGAAATTGTCGGCTCCGCCGAATTGCAGCTCATAGACATGATCGACGTCGGTGCCACCCCTTTGATGGCCCAGTGTATCAAGCAGGTTGCGCATTCGCGCTTGCTCCTGCCTCGGTTCGTCGGCGTGGGGAATGTATCGGAATACCTTGTCCTGGTACATCCAGTTCCCTCTGGCCACACCGATGCGTTCCTGGACGGTTCGACCCCGCGACGTGTAGCGAACATTCGTGGGGCCCTTATCGCGACTCACCGATTTTGGGTCGTCTGCATTGGGGATGTCCAGCGTCTCGGGATAAAGATCGATCGGCTTGTGCCAGTCAAAAGGCAGCGCATTATTGGGACTGAGTCCGTTGGGCGCGGTTACATGGCCGTTCGCCTGGTTCAGCAGCCCCGCTAGCACATCGTCGTCCTCAACGTTCGCATCGTCGTCTTCCTCCTGTTCATTCAGCAGTCCATCGATGCCCTCAAGCTTGCCAATCGCGCCCAGAATCCAATGGGGGCCGGGGTTGGGGCTGTAGCTGATGCCACCAGCCCATCCCAGGCCAAGATCTACCGCGTTCTTCAGTTGCCAGGTGTCGCGCCACAGTTCAAAGCGGCCGAGAAGCTTGAGCGCTGCCGTGGCCTGCAGTCCGAACGAGAGCTTGGCATGCCCTTTCAGGGCGATCTTCGCGGCCAAATCGATCTTATCGAGGGAGCTTTTTGAGATGCGCACCTCGAGCGGAAGCGGGAAGTAGGTCAGCTCGGACAGGGCTCGAGCGGTTTTATCTGCCCGCAGGGTCGCGGATGACTGGGTAAACCGAGCAACAATCTCGACCATCGCATCCAAGCCTCCGGTGAGCGACGCGTCTCCGCGCGCGGTGAGACCACCTTCGATTGAGGCCACTTCAAACTTACTAAGGAAATCGCCCGAGATTTTCAGCTTGCCATTGGCGATTATGCCGACGTGCGCGCCCGCGTCAAACTTGAAGCGAGCACGGCCTCCGATGGCAAATGTATTCACGTCCGCATGGCTCTTTTCGTCAAGCAGCGGATGCTTGATGGGCGATGAACTGGGGGTGCTGCTGATCAGGTGGGTCAGGCAGATATCGGTCAGCATGCCGGGGCCGTAGTGTCCGTCCAAGGTACCCTTCAAACCGCCGCTGACCTTGGCACTCGCATCGACCCAGCCGAACTCGCCGAGGGGAATCGATTGCGTCCAGATGCTGCGCTCTTTGAAGTTGATGGGTTTAAAGAGGTCGCGCTGTGCCGATTTGTATGGCACGAGTTCTCGATCGCGCAAGCGGACGCAGGTCGGCTCGGCAGGCGTTGCTGTGGCATCGGGAGCTCCTCCTTTCACCGAGCTGGCGGGTGCTGTGGGGCTGGTTGCAGGCAGATGCTCTACGACATCGACATGGACCGTTGCTTGATCCTTCATCAGTACAGATGGAAGCTGTTGACCCGGTTTGAGCCTAGCGAACGAGAAGCTGAAATTTTGCTCCTTTGTCAACGGATCGTCGAACTTGAGATGAAAGAAGTTGCCCTCAATCTTCACGGTGGGGTCGTAGGAGCCGAGCGGCAAGGAACACTTGTGAAGGTTGTACACGGCGGCTGTTGTGTTTGTTTCAAGCCGCATCTTCATATCGTTGCAGGAGAAGATGAGGCGCAACACGGGGCCGCTCTCAGGGGGTGCCGGCGGCGTTGCGGGCTGAGTCAATGAACCTGTCGGGCCCGCCTGCTCGGTCAATGGGGCATTGGTTTTAGGTGCGGGAGGTGGAGAAGCGGTGAGGCCAGCCGCAGGAGCCGGTGTGCCCTGCTGCAACATCTTGCCAGTCTCACGGCGGATGGTCTGCGGCGCTTCCACGCCACCTGGCGACTGCTGAAGCACATGTGTGATCTCGTGCGCAAGCAGCCACCCTCCAGCGTGACTGCCCGGTTTATATTCACCGGGTGCGAAGACGATGTCTCGCCCGAGAGTATAGGCCCGGGCGCCGATGGACGTGGCGGAGCGAGCATCTGCAGGGTCGGTGTGGACGCGAATATCAGCGAGCGACCGTCCGAAACGCGGCTCGAAGAACGAGCGGTCCGCAGGGTCGATTGGGCGACCGGGCCGCTTGAGAGCAGAAGTGATCATTCCTGTGGGCACGCTGTCCTGCTGCGCCGGGAGCATGCTGGAGGACGCCGCAGGCTTGGCGTGAACGGTATGCTCTTCGTCTTCCTCATCGCCACAAGTCGCGCATTTGC is drawn from Acidicapsa acidisoli and contains these coding sequences:
- a CDS encoding manganese efflux pump, with product MVRPSFTTAETLAPLAGMSFGALLWSALLRHEDQSVPVILLLCGVVILALAWFNRDAARLFGRPGMIVGLPLLMSIDNLIAGIGLSAVKAPPTNGRVDDRYDRSVMSCAGLLLGAGIRRVLPLSALQFTAGSVICGFSFWVLVRG
- a CDS encoding TonB-dependent receptor plug domain-containing protein, with the translated sequence MTVVAEPVPAEILAGTDTVLTQSTVEQSESHDLAELLRTTSVVHLSQSGSKGSLTTVSLRSAKPNFTLVLLNGTPVNDIGDLLGGAFNFATLGTDNVQSVDILRGPLSSVYGSEAVGGVISITTLPPLEQPMFRLQSDGGNFGATSTLASTSLRTGKLSVSLSGGYERMGQQVLDDGFQRRDSMLRADLDLGSKAHADSFLYWDRLGSNSFPVSSGGPMYALSRQIETDQADQLVGGVHYQRQVNAQWFSTMAYDIFSRVAYNNTPAIFDSIPPGPAYVPQQQGDTRFLRQRAVFVERFQPRQWLQFDGVGQFRYESGKSTGTIDAVLPASYMLTRPTGFLSFNATVMKSGFVFTAGLGVETSNTYHTVLSPRAGASYTFGATRLRASWGQGFKLPSFYSLGSPLVGNPSLLPEFSTGFDAGIEHRFQPAHINVALSGFNTRYKGLIDFSPSVFRLVNRSAAFGRGVELEANAQWHRTTFGGSVSYIDAGLEDTTEQLRDVPRWSEDLHVTTPLSSRLLMTWSTVWVGRRFDYQVPVPQYDSVPRYTVSTATLDARLRNNLRMILRTENLFDSKYQEFVGFPSPGIYASAGLQLTLGSRDRKNPDVTSGYRNDAAWR
- a CDS encoding eCIS core domain-containing protein yields the protein MYAPLIAKSASSSSSESATRSGRPAGTPLHESSHLTETHEKHLHAPPSPLQDFSRIAVSTPGHPASVHRTSPMWPPIGRIQTKLALGRVDDPLERDADRVAEQVMRMPGPGRVPSVSLASTGVQRKCATCGDEEDEEHTVHAKPAASSSMLPAQQDSVPTGMITSALKRPGRPIDPADRSFFEPRFGRSLADIRVHTDPADARSATSIGARAYTLGRDIVFAPGEYKPGSHAGGWLLAHEITHVLQQSPGGVEAPQTIRRETGKMLQQGTPAPAAGLTASPPPAPKTNAPLTEQAGPTGSLTQPATPPAPPESGPVLRLIFSCNDMKMRLETNTTAAVYNLHKCSLPLGSYDPTVKIEGNFFHLKFDDPLTKEQNFSFSFARLKPGQQLPSVLMKDQATVHVDVVEHLPATSPTAPASSVKGGAPDATATPAEPTCVRLRDRELVPYKSAQRDLFKPINFKERSIWTQSIPLGEFGWVDASAKVSGGLKGTLDGHYGPGMLTDICLTHLISSTPSSSPIKHPLLDEKSHADVNTFAIGGRARFKFDAGAHVGIIANGKLKISGDFLSKFEVASIEGGLTARGDASLTGGLDAMVEIVARFTQSSATLRADKTARALSELTYFPLPLEVRISKSSLDKIDLAAKIALKGHAKLSFGLQATAALKLLGRFELWRDTWQLKNAVDLGLGWAGGISYSPNPGPHWILGAIGKLEGIDGLLNEQEEDDDANVEDDDVLAGLLNQANGHVTAPNGLSPNNALPFDWHKPIDLYPETLDIPNADDPKSVSRDKGPTNVRYTSRGRTVQERIGVARGNWMYQDKVFRYIPHADEPRQEQARMRNLLDTLGHQRGGTDVDHVYELQFGGADNFPNLWPLDNSANRSAGGRHNDQLDHYRTQLGNIAGRYFVVARVGV